The genomic region AGGCGGTTTGAGGTTGGGCATAATGACGGCACGCCCCATTTGGCGGGCGGTATAAGGAGCAACGGCTTTGAGCGCGTCGCCGTCGCGCAGGTGCAGGTGCATATCGTCGGGGCGGATAATGGTCAGGGTTTGCATGGTTTTCCTTTGTTTTATTTGAATGTTCAGACGGCATGCCGACTTTATGCCGTCTGAAGTTAGGGGAGAATTAGGGGTTTCCCGTTGTGGGAACGGTGCGTCAGGTTCAAAACTGCCTGTACGGGTAAATCCGGGGAATCGGCGGTTTGTGCGGTCAATACGGTTTCTTCGGAGCTGCCCGCTTCCCGCCAGGCATAGCTGACTTGGCGGATTTCAAATGATGCCTGCACCGACTGTTCCGCCCTCAATTCTATATTGGCATTTTTCGGCGGCTGTCGGACAAGTCCGTCAAAATGTTCCAACAGCGCGGCACTGTCTGCCCGCTCGGCTTTCACACTGCAACTGTCGCGCGTCAGGCTCAAATAATAAATGCCGCCATCGCGTTCAAGCGTCCACAACGCCTGTACATCGGGTTCTGCAACAGTGGGCGGCAGATGGGACAGGTCTTCCTTTCCGACAGGGACAAAATGTCCGACAGCGGCAAACTTGGAAACCGATTCAAAACTGCCTTGAGTCAGGACGCAGGCACTCCGAAACAAATCGACGGCTACACGCGCGAAATCCTGATGCCGTACACCGGATTGCCGGTTTTGGGCATTACACGCAGCAAGCACAAATGCCGACAGCAATAACATCAATCGGGACATCCGCATTTCAGACGGCATTTATTTGTGTTGGACGACCAGCGTGAACACGCCGTCCTGTTCGGAAGCATCCAACAGCACATGACCGGTTTGGCGGCAAAAAGCCTCAAAATCCCCCGGTGCGCCGCCGTCGGTTGCCAGAACGGTCAACACGTCGCCCTGCTGCATTTGCGCCAAAGCCTTTTTCGCCCGCAAAATCGGCAGGGGACATTTCAATCCGGTTACGTCTAAAGTTTCGCTGTTCATCGTTTGTACCGTTTAAAAAATGGGAATCGGGGGGAGATTATACCCCAGTTGCTTGCAGCCCCCTTTGCCAACCCATAAAATAACGCCGTTTTCAATTTGGAGAAACTTATGCGCCGCACCGCCCTCCTGCTGCTCGCACTCGCCGCCGGCACGTCCCTCGCTGCCGGCTTCAGCCAAAAAGACACGCCGATCAACACCCGCTACCGCGAAACGCCCGAAGAGGCCGCCGCCCGCGAATTTAAAGAACATACCGCCAAACTGCCGCCGCTGCCCGATACGCACTCGGACGGCTGGTTCGACATTTATGTGGATGAAAATTACGGCAAACAGCCGAA from Neisseria meningitidis harbors:
- a CDS encoding NMCC_0638 family (lipo)protein; translated protein: MPSEMRMSRLMLLLSAFVLAACNAQNRQSGVRHQDFARVAVDLFRSACVLTQGSFESVSKFAAVGHFVPVGKEDLSHLPPTVAEPDVQALWTLERDGGIYYLSLTRDSCSVKAERADSAALLEHFDGLVRQPPKNANIELRAEQSVQASFEIRQVSYAWREAGSSEETVLTAQTADSPDLPVQAVLNLTHRSHNGKPLILP
- a CDS encoding sulfurtransferase TusA family protein, with the translated sequence MNSETLDVTGLKCPLPILRAKKALAQMQQGDVLTVLATDGGAPGDFEAFCRQTGHVLLDASEQDGVFTLVVQHK